GACCAGATCGCGGCGTTGGACGGCGTGAGCTGGACCGCCGTTGTAACGGGCCGCTACGACATCATCGTGGAGGTCATCCTTTCCGAAGAAATAGGCGACCTCTACCGTTTTTTGGACGAAGACCTCTCCAGCGTGGGCGGCATCGCGTCCAGTGAATCGTTTGTACTCATGAAGGCACGCCGCAAGTGGACGTATCTTCCCAAAACGTTCCGGCGAATGTTTTCCCGCGGCGATGACGCAAAAACCGCCAAAGACGAAAGGAGCGCGTGATGGTTATCGGCATTCCCAAAGAAATCAAGACAATGGAAAACCGCATCGCCATGACGCCCGGCGCCGTGGAAACCTTGGTCCGCCAGGGACACCGGGTGCTGGTGGAGTCCGGAGCAGGACTGGGCAGCGGCTGCACAGATGAGCAGTACACCCAGGCCGGAGCCGAATTGGTTGACGCGCAAAAGGCCTGGAGCGCGGAGATGGTGGTCAAGGTCAAGGAACCCCTGGCCGCGGAATACGGCTATCTGCGCGAAGATTTGCTGCTCTTCACCTACCTGCATCTGGCCGCGGCCCGGGAACTTACCGACGCGCTGCTCGCCGCCGGAACCACGAGCGTGGCCTACGAGACCGTCAAAGGCCGGGACGGCTCCCTGCCCCTGCTCACGCCCATGAGCGAAGTGGCCGGACGCATGGCTACCCAGGTGGGCGCACATTTTCTGGAAAAAGCCCAGGGCGGGCGGGGCGTTCTGCTGGGCGGCGTGCCCGGCGTGAATCCCGGCATGGTCCTGGTTCTCGGCGGCGGCGTGGTCGGGGCCAATGCGGTGCGCATTGCCGTGGGCATGGGCGCCCGGGTCACCGTGATGGACGTG
The Paucidesulfovibrio gracilis DSM 16080 DNA segment above includes these coding regions:
- a CDS encoding Lrp/AsnC family transcriptional regulator, with the translated sequence MKKVPDHLDLKIVSAMSEDGQMPAGRVAERLGITAPTVRSRLRGLLSAGMMRVVGVVDPYSMGGMTVALVGVTLQSHSQLGEKMDQIAALDGVSWTAVVTGRYDIIVEVILSEEIGDLYRFLDEDLSSVGGIASSESFVLMKARRKWTYLPKTFRRMFSRGDDAKTAKDERSA
- the ald gene encoding alanine dehydrogenase; the encoded protein is MVIGIPKEIKTMENRIAMTPGAVETLVRQGHRVLVESGAGLGSGCTDEQYTQAGAELVDAQKAWSAEMVVKVKEPLAAEYGYLREDLLLFTYLHLAAARELTDALLAAGTTSVAYETVKGRDGSLPLLTPMSEVAGRMATQVGAHFLEKAQGGRGVLLGGVPGVNPGMVLVLGGGVVGANAVRIAVGMGARVTVMDVNHARLQYIDDIYKGRVITMSSNEPNIRAAVQQADLVVGSVLIPGAKAPHLVTREMLSTMKEGSVIVDVAVDQGGCVETIHATTHDAPTYEVDGVVHYGVANMPGAVPRTSTFALVNQTLPYALRLAAKGLDALREDPGLALGLNTYQKQLTCPAVGDAFGLDSLTPEQALA